The Salvelinus namaycush isolate Seneca chromosome 1, SaNama_1.0, whole genome shotgun sequence genome has a window encoding:
- the pkd1l2a gene encoding polycystic kidney disease protein 1-like 2 — protein sequence MVPPPVPLIAAPPSSIGVGSEVLGDGTDGPRSLRPREANRLSNWMDRSTSWSRWMIENRPEAAGEIFVVVQRRAFSSPDGVGPDQCFSSQTRDEGAHSLASRGGRLNSCQVEFQLDLSCAEDEIAPLSCPEYQEGFDGSCYEFVGLPRSRSFLSAQGWCERGGGHLAFILNDETQQFLQKHLQPEQDWWLGLAPASPNLTLDSAAAEGPLSWLDGSDVSYSNWVNDPDPGAGCGHILRSSGFQWEATSNCSQELHFICQFESGRSIACADHNATLLCGSGQVIEIDDSFYGRKTVHYCRTSPASSATSTQEECSWIDVVDSVTGDCHGLQACQATADVASFGEPCPGLGSYLSVEYSCKDGLHLLMSKLAAVFDNVSITVKWLLHPFQGNLTCTLSAGDGHNIDPYSPEELESSVVHKYTRPGVFIVGVECTTSEWHVTAQKAITIQEPIGEFGVIKCYSVNQSTDGANCKALYGSPLQIQVEVEAGTNVTYKIHRGEMLVANSSAVRGIVPHNITVGPEVEQQLGSGCHQLTLHASNGVSVLGVSTELQVCLLEPVEGLLGSVMAEEGECPDSDLYVSVSLDRGAPVQLLFQVSGANDSISETRDMQNRSMQVYNISTTIQDKHLRCSYGNEVKSIFLPLGNKSYNYSLSVVVTLTNGDRKTNATITTEVWPANSSSSVENLQSVVDNTVAQLQQQGLLTGETLGQMFKSVSDILNKGSSEDQKGAREELREQMLSTMTAVLKNVPNNTPQEVQLTARAVAGITKRREEVNSAAQLEASSLVADLSSSLLYMNVSEHGGEEMVQAATPIVEAASNILGVSSNASTQRKVSKILLNSMDNVQSALLNGKKVGQEPAIIKSPEISVYANRMSPNSIQMQSINIPDSSSASFSFPHLGADVLSPEEPVDVRMLSFEKNPYSWSEGGNVSGAMGSVTLTRQDGSAIPVENLSEEIEILLPRLEGGQVNSTILDLGNYSTLMIDVPSPDITLVLKMEPSEDIPFVLLLGYKDYPKDKQYIAKTQMPHQGNSQERYTWVLGPNDLTGKVGVHYLVVRPIVEAGVKSVNATVTVTSIAAQCKYWNETLSTWSEDGCRVGPLTTSLVTQCLCNHLTFFGSSFFVMPNLVDVSRTAELFATFSDNPVVVCFVCAIFIAYLLVVVWARRKDIQDIAKVKVTLLEDNDPLAEYRYILNISTGHRRGASTSSQVTVTLLGMEGESEPHHLTDPDKPVFERGAVDTFLLTTPFSLGELQSIRLWHDNSGGHPAWYINKVTVQDLETGQKWHFLCHSWLAIDMGQCILDKVFPVASDTDLKKFSNLFFMKTAKDFRDGHIWFSVISRPPTSTFTCVQRVSCCFSLLLCTMLTSIMFWGIPTDPSEQTMDLGHIEFTWQQVMIGVQSSIIMFPINLLIVSIFRNTRPRETKPGKPKAEVSKQGKTGRVTPSQPPSPQRERELTPDTVIKDIKKIAQSLSKAMKSPIPRLELEMKPGQQTDINTLLSLVEDIIRQQNRAGGEFYTDASKKEGSLILSLGVANLQESSLCGSPEKTGDGRQKRSTNSQYLYRQLRHVEKELSLLGPSRFPNPDSYCRAVQQVQGMRGLLESHLSSSSLGGDQLSQSPSPAESSEGDSSSKKQGGLPWWFVFIGWILVLATSGVSGYFTMMYGLTYGKDRSISWLISMVVSFFESLFITQPLKVLGFAAFFALVLKKVDQEEYGDAKFEGELRNPDDPDAVRAVRRDSTCSFYQPPPPTDIERMRSNKIKEQKVFALIKEILTYMGFMWMLLLVAYGQRDPNAYFLTQHIRQSFSQGISDSMSHKDVFTWANNSLLSNLFGEYPGFITDGNSKLVGNARLRQVRVQKNSCRIARSMRQAVPDCHAPYSWEVEDMGSYGPGWDRSVSENTSKTLRSPWQYQTQARLRAQPIWGSVVLYRGGGFVVDLGPESQNASSTLQYLFDNTWLDMFTRAVFVEFTVYNANVNLFCTVTLMLETTAVGAFQFRSELQSVRLYQSTGGLHIFVMASEVIYFLFILYYMYVQGKLMKQQKWAYFKTKWNLLELAIILLSWSALSVFIKRTLLGNRDMEYYHNHKDQFASFHETATADAVLGYLIAFLVLLATVKLWHLLRLNPKLHMITATLQRAWTDISGFLVVITIMFLAYSIASYLMYGWKLYSYRTLLDAALTMVSLQLGIFNYDEVLDYNPVLGAFLIGSCIIFMTFVVLNLFISVILVAFTQEQIHHKPSEEEEIVDLMLMKLCSLFGIKMKKEEKEDGDSPKEDGMTASATNKGFSTISS from the exons ATGGTTCCCCCTCCGGTCCCCCTCATAGCAGCACCCCCCAGCTCCATCGGGGTAGGATcagaggtgctgggggatggaactgacggACCCCGATCCTTAcgtccgcgggaggccaacaggttatccaacTGGATGgataggtccaccagctggtccag gtggatgatcgaAAACCGCCCGGAAGCGGCGGGTGAAATCTTTGTAGTTGTCCAACGTCGGGCCTtctcttccccagatggcgttggcccagACCAGTGCTTTTCCAGTCAGACAAGAGATGAGGGCGCTCACTCTCTTGCGTCCCGAGGGGGCCGGCTGAACAGCTGCCAGGTAGAGTtccagctgga CCTGTCTTGTGCTGAGGACGAGATAGCACCTCTATCCTGCCCAGAGTACCAAGAGGGCTTTGACGGCTCCTGTTATGAGTTTGTGGGTCTACCTCGTTCGCGTTCCTTCCTCAGTGCACAGGGTTGGTGTGAGCGAGGTGGTGGACACCTGGCCTTCATTTTAAACGACGAAACCCAGCAGTTCCTACAGAAGCACCTGCAGCCGGAGCAGGACTGGTGGCTGGGTCTGGCACCTGCCTCCCCAAACCTAACACTGGACTCTGCTGCTGCTGAGG GTCCTCTCTCCTGGCTTGATGGCTCTGATGTCAGCTACTCTAACTGGGTGAACGACCCTGATCCAGGGGCTGGCTGTGGTCACATACTGAGGAGCTCAGGGTTTCAATGGGAGGCAACAAGCAACTGTAGCCAGGAGCTGCACTTCATCTGCCAATTTG AATCTGGGCGCTCCATTGCTTGTGCTGACCACAATGCGACACTACTGTGTGGTTCTGGTCAGGTGATAGAGATTGATGACAGCTTCTATGGTCGTAAGACGGTTCACTACTGCCGGACGAGTCCCGCTTCTTCAGCCACCTCCACACAGGAGGAGTGTAGCTGGATAGATGTTGTAGATTCAGTGACAG GAGACTGCCATGGGCTGCAGGCATGCCAGGCCACGGCAGATGTGGCCTCTTTTGGTGAACCATGCCCAGGGCTTGGAAGCTACCTGTCTGTGGAATACAGCTGCAAAGATG GTCTCCACTTATTAATGAGCAAGTTGGCTGCCGTCTTTGACAATGTCTCCATAACAGTGAAGTGGCTTCTCCATCCCTTCCAGGGCAACCTGACCTGCACTCTAAGTGCTGGAGATGGGCACAACATCGATCCTTATAGTCCAGAAGA GTTGGAGAGCAGTGTGGTTCATAAATACACTCGTCCGGGTGTCTTCATAGTTGGGGTGGAGTGTACCACCAGTGAGTGGCATGTGACAGCTCAGAAAGCCATCACCATTCAGGAGCCCATCGGGGAGTTTGGTGTCATTAAGTGCTATAGCGTGAACCAATCAACAGATGGAGCAAACTGCAAGGCCCTGTATGGCAGTCCCCTTCAAATCCAGGTTGAAGTAGAAGCTG GTACGAATGTGACCTACAAAATCCACCGTGGTGAGATGTTGGTGGCCAATTCATCAGCAGTCAGAGGAATCGTCCCCCACAACATCACAGTGGGACCAGAGGTGGAGCAACAGCTGGGATCTGGCTGCCACCAGCTGACCCTGCATGCCTCTAACGGGGTCTCGGTCTTGGGCGTGTCCACTGAGCTGCAGGTGTGTCTGCTAGAGCCTGTGGAGGGCCTGCTGGGATCAGTGATGGCTGAGGAGGGAGAGTGTCCAGACTCAGACCTCTACGTTAGTGTCTCCCTGGACCGGGGGGCCCCGGTGCAGCTTCTCTTCCAAGTGTCTGGAGCCAACGACAGCATCTCCGAGACCAGAGACATGCAAAACAGAAGCATGCAGGTTTACAATATCTCAACCACTATCCAAG ATAAACATTTGCGCTGCAGTTATGGAAATGAAGTAAAGTCTATCTTCCTACCTCTCGGGAACAAAAGTTACAACTACAGTCTGTCTGTGGTGGTTACTCTAACAAATGGGGATAGAAAAACCAATGCCACAATCACCACTGAG GTGTGGCCAGCCAACTCCAGTTCCTCAGTGGAGAATCTGCAGTCTGTGGTTGACAACACTGTCGCTCAGCTACAGCAGCAGGGGTTGCTCACTGGGGAGACCCTAGGACAGATGTTCAAGTCTGTGTCCGACATTCTGAACAAGGGCTCCAGTGAGGATCAGAAAGGTGccagggaggag CTGCGAGAACAGATGCTGAGCACCATGACTGCAGTGCTGAAGAATGTCCCCAACAACACTCCTCAGGAAGTGCAGCTGACGGCCAGAGCAGTGGCAGGGATCACCAAGAGGAGGGAAGAGGTCAATTCTGCTGCTCAG CTAGAAGCTAGCTCCCTGGTGGCAGACCTCAGCTCTTCCCTCCTCTATATGAATGTCAGTGAGCATGGTGGAGAAGAGATGGTGCAGGCAGCTACACCAATTGTAGAGGCAGCCAGCAATATCCTGGGAGTCTCTTCAAATGCAAGCACACAg AGAAAGGTCTCAAAGATTCTCCTGAACAGTATGGACAATGTGCAGAGTGCACTGTTAAATGGCAAAAAGGTTGGTCAGGAGCCTGCCATTATCAAGAGCCCTGAGATCAGTGTGTATGCTAACAG GATGTCTCCAAATAGCATTCAGATGCAGTCTATAAACATCCCAGATAGCTCCTCTGCAAGCTTTTCCTTCCCTCACCTGGGTGCTGATGTCCTTTCTCCAGAGGAACCAGTGGATGTGCGA ATGCTGAGTTTTGAGAAGAACCCTTATTCTTGGAGTGAGGGGGGTAACGTCAGTGGTGCCATGGGGTCTGTGACACTCACCAGACAGGATGGATCAGCCATCCCTGTGGAGAACCTGTCTGAGGAAATTGAG ATCCTCTTGCCGAGACTTGAAGGCGGGCAGGTAAACAGCACAATCCTTGACCTGGGAAACTACAGCACACTGATGATTGACGTCCCTTCACCAGACATAACACTGGTGCTGAAGATGGAGCCCTCAGAGGACATACCATTTGTACTGTTGCTGGGGTATAAAGACTACCCAAAGGACAAGCAATATATAGCCAAGACGCAGATGCCTCACCAAGGCAATTCACAAG AGAGATACACCTGGGTCCTGGGTCCCAATGATTTGACAGGAAAAGTTGGGGTGCATTACCTTGTGGTGAGGCCCATTGTAGAAGCAGGGGTTAAATCCGTCAATGCCACTGTGACTGTCACCTCCATTGCTGCCCAGTGCAAGTATTGGAATGAAACCTTATCCACCTGGAGTGAAGATGGCTGCAGG GTTGGTCCTTTAACCACGTCATTGGTCACTCAGTGCTTATGTAACCACTTGACCTTCTTCGGGAGCTCTTTCTTCGTCATGCCCAACCTTGTGGATGTGTCCCGTACCGCtgagctctttgccaccttctcagACAACCCTGTGGTGGTGTGCTTTGTTTGTGCCATCTTCATTGCTTATCTCTTGGTGGTCGTGTGGGCACGCAGGAAGGACATCCAGGACATAGCCAAG GTGAAGGTGACATTGTTGGAAGATAATGACCCCTTGGCTGAATACCGTTACATACTGAATATCAGCACTGGGCATCGGCGTGGTGCTTCCACCTCCTCTCAG GTTACTGTGACTCTGCTgggcatggagggagagagtgagccACACCACCTCACTGACCCTGACAAGCCTGTTTTTGAGAGGGGTGCAGTGGATACGTTCCTGTTGACCACACCCTTCTCTCTGGGGGAGCTGCAGAGCATCAGGCTGTGGCACGACAACTCAGGGGGGCACCCTGCCTG GTATATAAACAAAGTGACGGTGCAGGATCTAGAAACTGGACAGAAGTGGCACTTCCTGTGTCACTCATGGCTGGCCATAGATATGGGCCAGTGCATCCTTGATAAAGTATTCCCTGTTGCCTCTGACACGGATTTGAAGAAATTCAG TAATCTGTTCTTCATGAAAACGGCAAAGGATTTCCGTGATGGCCACATCTGGTTTTCTGTGATCAGCCGGCCTCCAACGAGCACCTTCACATGTGTCCAGCGAGTCTCCTGCTGTTTCTCTCTGCTGCTCTGCACCATGCTGACCAGCATCATGTTCTGGGGCATCCCTACCGACCCCTCTGAGCAGACCATGGACCTGG gtCATATCGAGTTCACCTGGCAGCAGGTGATGATTGGAGTTCAGAGTTCAATCATAATGTTTCCAATTAATCTCCTCATTGTGAGTATCTTCAGAAACACCCGCCCCCGAGAGACGAAGCCTGGAAAGCCCAAGGCAGAGGTGTCCAAGCAGGGGAAGACTGGCAGAGTGACTCCCTCACAGCCCCCCTccccacagagggagagagaactcaCACCAGACACTGTCATCAAG GACATAAAGAAGATTGCTCAGTCACTCTCCAAGGCTATGAAGAGCCCCATTCCACGCCTGGAGTTAGAGATGAAGCCTGGACAACAAACTGATATCAACACCCTGCTCTCTCTGGTGGAGGACATCATCCGGCAGCAGAACCGAGCCGGTGGAGAGTTCTACACTGATGCCTCCAAGAAAGAGGGATCGCTCATTCTCTCACTAGGGGTAGCCAATCTGCAAG AAAGCAGCCTGTGTGGGAGCCCTGAGAAGACTGGGGATGGGAGACAGAAAAGGAGCACCAACAGCCAGTATCTGTACAGGCAGCTACGCCATGTAGAGAAGGAGCTGAGCCTACTGGGACCTTCTCGCTTCCCCAACCCAGACAGCTACTGCCGGGCAGTGCAGCAGGTCCAAGGCATGAGGGGGCTGCTAGAGTCCCACCTCTCCTCTTCCAGCCTGGGAGGGGACCAGCTGTCTCAAAGCCCCAGCCCAGCAGAGAGCAGTGAGGGAGACAGCAGCAGTAAGAAGCAGGGCGGGCTGCCCTGGTGGTTTGTGTTTATTGGCTGGATTCTGGTGTTAGCCACCAGCGGAGTATCAGGATACTTCACCATGATGTATGGGCTGACCTATGGGAAGGACCGCTCTATAAGCTGGCTCATCTCCATGGTCGTGTCTTTCTTTGAGAGCCTCTTTATCACTCAGCCGCTGAAG GTGCTAGGTTTTGCAGCCTTCTTTGCTCTTGTTCTGAAGAAAGTTGATCAGGAGGAGTATGGGGATGCAAAGTTTGAGGGGGAGCTCCGAAACCCAG ATGACCCTGATGCGGTGCGGGCTGTCCGGAGGGATAGCACATGCAGCTTCTACCAGCCCCCTCCTCCAACAGACATCGAGAGGATGAGGAGCAACAAGATCAAGGAGCAGAAGGTCTTTGCCCTCATCAAAGAGATTCTCA CCTACATGGGGTTCATGTGGATGTTACTCCTGGTGGCGTATGGCCAGCGGGACCCTAATGCTTACTTCCTGACTCAGCACATTCGGCAGAGTTTCAGCCAAGGGATCTCAGACAGCATGAGTCACAAAGATGTGTTCACCTGGGCAAATAACTCTCTTCTCAGCAACCTCTTTGGAGAGTACCCAG GTTTCATCACAGATGGGAACTCCAAACTGGTTGGTAATGCCCGTCTTCGCCAAGTGAGGGTGCAGAAGAACTCCTGCCGCATCGCCCGCTCCATGCGCCAGGCTGTACCTGACTGCCATGCTCCATACTCATGGGAGGTGGAGGACATGGGCTCCTATGGGCCAGGCTGGGACCGCTCTGTGAGCGAAAACACCTCAAAGACCCTCCGCAGTCCCTGGCAGTACCAAACCCAGGCCAGACTCAGAGCCCAACCCATCTGGGGCAGTGTGGTCCTCTACAGGGGAGGGGGGTTTGTGGTGGACCTGGGCCCGGAGTCGCAGAATGCTAGCAG TACCCTTCAGTATCTGTTTGACAACACCTGGCTTGATATGTTCACCCGAGCAGTTTTTGTAGAGTTCACAGTGTACAATGCCAATGTCAACCTCTTCTGCACTGTCACACTCATGCTGGAGACCACAGCTGTAG GAGCGTTCCAGTTTCGCAGTGAGCTGCAGAGTGTCCGACtataccagtccaccggtggacTCCATATCTTTGTCATGGCCTCTGAGGTCATCTATTTCCTCTTTATCCTCTACTATATGTATGTTCAG GGAAAGCTGATGAAGCAGCAGAAGTGGGCTTACTTCAAGACAAAGTGGAACCTGCTGGAGCTCGCCATCATCCTCCTGAGCTGGAGCGCGCTGTCTGTCTTCATTAAGAGGACCCTGTTAGGGAACCGGGACATGGAGTACTACCACAACCATAAAGACCA GTTTGCCAGTTTCCATGAGACAGCCACAGCAGATGCAGTGCTGGGGTATCTGATCGCATTCCTGGTGCTACTGGCTACAGTCAAACTGTGGCATCTGCTGAGGCTCAACCCCAAGCTACACATGATCACAGCCACACTGCAACGGGCCTGGACTGACATATCAGGCTTCCTCGTGGTCATCACCATTATGTTCCTGGCCTATTCTATCGCT TCTTATCTAATGTATGGCTGGAAGCTGTATTCATATAGGACTCTCCTGGATGCTGCTCTGACCATGGTTAGCTTGCAACTGGGCATCTTCAACTATGACGAG GTTCTTGATTACA